One genomic window of Amyelois transitella isolate CPQ chromosome 8, ilAmyTran1.1, whole genome shotgun sequence includes the following:
- the LOC106137373 gene encoding uncharacterized protein LOC106137373, with product MAQVKISDGVIEGEYLKNEFGGNFYSFKGIPYAAPPVGDLRFKAPQPVIPWNGVFKATQLGPKCYQIFDLFTGQFQPSGSEDCLYLNVYTPEIKPAKPLPVMVYIHGGAFVCGSGDDDIYGPEFLVRQGVILVTINYRLDALGFLCLDTEEIPGNAGMKDQVAALRWVNKNIANFGGDPNNVTIFGESAGAASVSFHLISPMSKGLFRRAIAQSGAAICPWATNFQPRDRALLLARKLGSNSEDDNELNKFFKSVPVWSLCGHSFQLPIVTGETQKSGIYFNIVSEKKFGNNERFFYDDLYKAARTGIHEDVEVMTGFTEHEGFIMIANNPIGETCDKIIAFVDYLAPKDIRNNCKLADVIDVSKSIKKYYFGNQAPSEENWEIINDIAGFESFKYGVIQSAKFSAYQNKKTYLYKFTCKSERNIFAQILGVGKLVGDKAVTSHVDDLAYLFPEKILDHQPIKDSTMKMIDNITRLWTNFAKFGNPTPDESLGVRWEPYTLQTQKYLNIGNSLEMGEQPDKAESDFWESFHRKYVPDQLLDESSWLSSMNVEVKYSDSNRNANLISVSGQTSTLFNSFKMVQVKINDGILEGEHIENELGEKFYSFKGIPYAAPPIGNLRFKAPQPVTPWQGVRKALEFGPVCYQAIDLITLQVNPIGSEDCLYINVYTPELKPDKPLPVMFFIHGGGFICGSGNDDLYGPEFLVKQGVILVTFNYRLEALGFLCLDTEEIPGNAGMKDQVAALKWVKNNISHFGGDPNNVTIFGESAGGASVSFHLISPMSKGLFKRAIVQSGVATNPWGLLFQPRELGLALARSLGHKSEDDAELNNFFKTVPVTSLSPVQVKLTTIETEKPALILFGIVSEKDFGGNERFFYGDVHDVVRNGIHEDVEIMVGYTTDEGLITLAHVGQMSDVFNKINTFADYLVPRDIQINCKLAEQIEASKCVKKFHFGNEYPTEDKWYSFQQILDFEMFKHGLIQFAKFSANQKRKTFFYKFACISERSKFAQVIGLGKLIGDKAVTCHGDDLAYLFPEQLLNHEPLTDFTMKLIETTTKLWTNFAKFGNPTPDDSLGVQWVPFTVEKQEYLNIANTLSLEEQPDRKEAKFWESLHRKYVPNHVL from the exons CGTGTACACTCCAGAAATTAAACCCGCCAAACCTCTTCCTGTAATGGTGTACATCCATGGTGGAGCCTTCGTATGTGGAAGTGGGGATGACGACATTTATGGACCCGAATTCCTGGTCAGACAAGGAGTCATTCTCGTCACAATCAATTACAGGCTAGACGCACTCGGATTTTTGTGTCTAGACACAGAAGAAATTCCAGGCAATGCTGGCATGAAGGATCAAGTGGCGGCTCTTAGATGGGTCAACAAAAATATCGCTAATTTCGGAGGAGATCCAAACAACGTAACGATTTTCGGCGAAAGCGCTGGCGCAGCGAGTGTATCTTTTCACTTGATCTCGCCCATGTCCAAAGGACTATTTCGAAGGGCTATTGCGCAAAGTGGAGCAGCTATTTGTCCATGGGCAACTAACTTCCAACCACGCGACAGAGCTTTACTTCTAGCAAGAAAACTCGGCTCGAATTCCGAAGACGATAATGAactgaataaatttttcaaatcggtACCTGTGTGGTCCCTATGCGGACACTCATTTCAATTACCGATAGTCACAGGTGAAACTCAAAAATctggaatatattttaatattgtaagtGAAAAAAAGTTTGGGAACAACGAAAGATTTTTCTATGATGACCTGTATAAAGCAGCGCGTACTGGCATTCATGAAGATGTGGAAGTTATGACCGGGTTTACAGAACACGAAGGCTTTATAATGATTGCAAATAATCCAATAGGTGAAACTTGTGACAAAATTATTGCATTTGTCGATTACCTTGCGCCAAAAGATATAAGAAACAATTGCAAGCTAGCTGACGTGATAGATGTTTCAAAGAGTATCAAAAAGTATTACTTTGGAAATCAAGCCCCGTCTGAAGAAAATTGGGAAATAATCAATGATATCGCTGGTTTTGAGTCGTTTAAATATGGTGTTATACAATCTGCAAAATTCAGTGCATATCAGAATAAGAAAACGTATCTTTACAAGTTTACTTGTAAATCTGAAAGGAATATATTTGCTCAAATTCTTGGCGTTGGTAAACTTGTTGGTGACAAGGCTGTGACGAGTCATGTCGATGACCTTGCTTATCTATTCcctgaaaaaatattagatcATCAACCAATTAAAGATTCTACAATGAAAATGATTGATAATATAACTAGACTTTGGACGAATTTTGCTAAATTCGG AAATCCCACTCCCGACGAGAGTCTGGGCGTTCGATGGGAGCCCTATACTCTGCAAACCCAGAAGTATCTGAACATTGGCAACTCCTTGGAAATGGGTGAACAACCGGATAAAGCAGAATCGGACTTCTGGGAAAGTTTTCACAGGAAATATGTTCCTGATCAACTGTTAGATGAATCGTCGTggtt ATCTTCTATGAATGTTGAAGTTAAATATTCAGACTCTAACAGGAATGCAAAT CTTATCAGCGTTAGTGGACAGACATCTACactttttaattcattcaaaatggtacaagtgaaaataaatgatgGTATTTTGGAAGGAGAGCATATTGAAAATGAATTAGGAGAGAAATTTTACAGTTTCAAAGGAATCCCTTATGCCGCCCCACCTATTGGAAACCTCAGATTTAAg GCGCCACAGCCAGTGACACCATGGCAGGGAGTACGAAAGGCCCTGGAGTTCGGCCCTGTTTGTTATCAAGCGATAGATCTAATAACACTACAAGTAAATCCTATAGGCAGTGAAGACTGCTTATACATTAATGTTTACACTCCAGAACTTAAACCTGATAAACCTCTACCAGTCATGTTTTTCATTCACGGCGGAGGTTTCATATGTGGCAGTGGAAATGACGATTTATACGGCCCAGAATTTTTGGTCAAACAAGGCGTTATACTCGTCACTTTTAACTACAGACTTGAAGCACTAGGATTTTTGTGTCTCGACACTGAAGAGATACCTGGTAACGCTGGTATGAAGGATCAAGTGGCTGCTCTTAAATGggtcaaaaataatatcagcCATTTTGGTGGAGATCCAAACAACGTCACCATTTTTGGAGAAAGTGCAGGGGGTGCAAGTGTtagttttcatttaatttctcCTATGTCTAAAGGATTATTCAAAAGAGCTATAGTCCAAAGCGGTGTCGCAACTAATCCATGGGGATTGCTCTTTCAACCACGAGAATTGGGTTTGGCTTTAGCAAGAAGTTTAGGTCATAAGTCCGAAGATGATGCAGAATTGAATAACTTTTTCAAAACGGTCCCTGTAACATCTTTAAGCCCTGTCCAAGTAAAATTGACTACAATTGAAACTGAAAAGCCcgctttaattttatttggcaTAGTAAGCGAAAAGGACTTTGGAGGCAATGAAAGATTTTTCTATGGTGACGTACACGATGTGGTACGTAATGGGATTCATGAAGATGTAGAAATCATGGTCGGGTACACGACTGACGAAGGCCTCATAACGTTGGCTCATGTCGGCCAAATGTCTGATGTATTCAACAAAATTAACACCTTTGCCGATTATCTGGTTCCGAGAGACATTCAAATCAACTGTAAGTTAGCTGAACAGATTGAAGCTTCGAAGTGCGTCAAGAAATTTCATTTCGGTAACGAATACCCAACCGAAGACAAATGGTACTCCTTTCAGCAAATCTTGGACTTTGAAATGTTCAAGCATGGTCTGATTCAATTTGCAAAGTTTTCCGCAAATCAGAAACGGAAAACATTTTTCTACAAGTTCGCTTGTATATCAGAAAGAAGCAAGTTCGCTCAAGTCATCGGTTTGGGTAAACTCATCGGAGACAAGGCAGTGACTTGCCATGGAGATGACTTAGCATATCTGTTTCCTGAACAATTATTGAACCACGAACCTTTAACAGATTTTACTATGAAACTCATTGAGACCACAACCAAACTTTGGACTAATTTTGCTAAATTTGG TAACCCAACTCCTGACGACTCTCTTGGGGTCCAATGGGTTCCGTTCACTGTGGAAAAGCAGGAGTACCTGAACATCGCCAACACGCTGTCATTGGAAGAGCAACCGGACAGAAAAGAAGCGAAGTTCTGGGAAAGTCTTCATAGGAAATATGTGCCCAATCATGTTTTATAA